The Manihot esculenta cultivar AM560-2 chromosome 1, M.esculenta_v8, whole genome shotgun sequence genome has a window encoding:
- the LOC110611899 gene encoding mediator of RNA polymerase II transcription subunit 33B isoform X2 — protein MKSVDEVLRLSQIFGLQVYEPGLLLVEFVFSMVWQLLDASLDDEGLLDLTSKTNSKWLNSLQDMEIDVHKTFSEKRNKLYEGLHNENTTMAIELMGEFLQNKVTSRILYLARRNLPSHWQGFIQRVQQLAAHSAALRNSKHISAEILIQLTSDTRPLLSQECKKKSQQDFHSVMSSGFLRSSAGRCHRASWSVLFLPIDLFLQNAMDGLQVAAIGAVEDLTGLVKALQAVNGTTWHDTFLGLWIAALRLVQREREPSEGPVPRLDTCLCMLLSITTLAVANIIEEEEGELIDETEHSPASQMKEKQGPGKCRHGLITALQLLGDYDSLLIPPESVTSVANQAAAKATLFVSGVNSSNSYYESMSMNDMPSNCSGNMRHLIVEACIARNLLDTTAYFWQGYVNAQSNQIPCGVLGQTPGWSSLMKGSPLTPSLINTLVSTPASSLPEIEKIYEIAVSGSNDEKIAAATILCGASLFRGWNIQEQTILFILKLLSPPVPADYCGSDSYLVDYAPLLSVLLVGISSVDCVQILSLHGLAPLLAGALMPICEVFGSSVPKVSSTSVEGISCHAVFSNAFSLLVRLWRFHYPPIENVMGDKTPVGSHIGPEYLLLVRNSQLASFGTLPRDRIKIRRYSKNLNISLDPIFMDSFPKLKRWYWQHLECIASTFSGLVHGTPVHQLVDALLNMMFRRINRSVQSLTSTTSGSSNSSGPGAEEAYVRLQVPAWDILEATPFALDAALTACAHGRLSPRELATGLKDLADFLPASLATIVSYLSAEVTRGVWGPAFMNGTDWPSPAANLATVEQQIKKILSATGVDVPSLPAEGSSPATLPLPLAALVSLTITYRLDKASERFRVLVGPALNALAAGCPWPCMPIIAALWAQKVKRWSDFLVFSASGTVFHHNNDAVVQLLKSCFTSTLGFSTSHISSNGGVGALLGHGFGCHFSGGITPVAPGILYLRVHRSIRDVMFMTEKILSILMHSVKDIANSGLRRETMEKLKRTKYGTRYGQVSLAAAMMRVKLAASLGASLVWIAGGLSLVQSLILETLPSWFISAHGSEQEGGESGGLVPMLGGYALAYFVVFCGTFAWGVDSQSPASKRRQKVLGSHLEFLASAVDGKISLGCDWATARAYISGFLSLMVTCTPTWVLEVNVDILTRLSKGLRQWSEEELSVALLGLGGAGAMGAAAELIIETGL, from the exons ATGAAATCAGTTGATGAAGTTCTTCGTCTTTCTCAAATATTTGGCCTTCAAGTGTATGAACCTGGGCTTCTTCTGGTTGAATTTGTTTTTTCAATGGTGTGGCAGTTGCTTGATGCATCATTGGATGATGAAGGATTACTGGATCTTACCTCAAAAACGAATTCTAAATGGCTAAACAGCTTGCAAGATATGGAAATAGATGTTCATAAAACCTTTAGTGAGAAGAGAAATAAGCTTTATGAGGGGCTGCACAACGAGAATACCACAATGGCTATTGAACTAATGGGAGAGTTCCTGCAAAACAAAGTAACGTCAAGGATTCTCTACTTGGCACGACGAAACTT GCCTTCACACTGGCAGGGCTTTATTCAGCGAGTGCAGCAGCTTGCAGCACATTCAGCAGCCCTGAGGAATTCCAAACATATATCTGCAGAGATACTTATTCAGTTGACATCTGATACTCGACCACTTCTGTCTCAAGAGTGCAAAAAGAAATCACAGCAAGACTTTCATTCTGTCATGTCTTCTGGATTTCTGAGGTCTTCTGCTGGTCGCTGCCACAGAGCTAGTTGGTCTGTGCTTTTTCTTCCAATAGATCTTTTTCTACAAAATGCTATGGATGGATTACAAGTGGCCGCAATCGGTGCTGTAGAAGATCTTACAG GTTTGGTAAAAGCTTTGCAAGCAGTTAATGGTACCACCTGGCATGATACTTTTCTTGGTCTGTGGATTGCAGCTTTACGGCTTGTTCAAAGG GAAAGAGAACCCAGTGAAGGTCCTGTACCTCGTCTCGATACCTGCTTGTGCATGCTATTGTCTATTACGACACTGGCAGTGGCTAATATTattgaggaagaagaaggtGAACTGATAGATGAAACCGAACACAGCCCTGCTAGCCAAATGAAAGAGAAACAAGGTCCAGGAAAATGTCGCCATGGGCTTATTACTGCATTACAATTGCTGGGTGATTATGATAGCTTGTTGATTCCACCTGAGTCTGTTACTTCAGTAGCCAATCAAGCTGCTGCCAAAGCTACACTGTTTGTCTCTGGAGTCAACAGCAGTAATAGCTATTATGAAAGCATGAGCATGAATGACATGCCTAGTAACTGTT CTGGAAACATGAGGCACCTGATTGTTGAGGCTTGTATTGCAAGAAATCTGTTAGATACAACAGCATATTTTTGGCAAGGTTATGTGAATGCACAGTCCAACCAAATACCTTGTGGTGTTCTTGGCCAAACACCTGGGTGGTCATCATTGATGAAGGGGTCACCTCTAACACCCTCATTGATAAACACTTTGGTTTCAACTCCTGCCTCAAG TTTACCAGAGATCGAGAAGATATATGAGATTGCAGTCAGTGGCTCCAATGATGAGAAGATAGCTGCTGCTACCATTCTTTGTGGAGCGTCTCTTTTTCGTGGTTGGAATATACAG GAGCAAACTATTCTTTTCATTCTAAAATTGCTGTCACCACCAGTTCCTGCTGATTATTGTGGAAGTGATAGCTACTTGgttgattatgctccacttttgagtgttctgcTTGTTGGAATATCATCAGTGGATTGTGTGCAGATTTTATCCTTGCATGGTTTG GCTCCACTACTTGCAGGTGCATTAATGCCCATTTGTGAGGTCTTTGGTTCAAGTGTTCCCAAGGTCTCAAGCACATCAGTGGAAGGAATCTCTTGTCATGCAGTGTTCTCCAATGCATTCTCGCTTCTAGTGAGATTGTGGAGATTTCATTATCCACCCATTGAAAATGTGATGGGAGATAAAACACCAGTGGGTTCCCATATAGGCCCTGAGTACCTCTTATTGGTACGGAACTCTCAATTAGCATCTTTTGGAACTTTGCCTAGGGATCGGATCAAAATTAGAAGATactctaaaaatttaaatatatctttAGATCCCATATTCATGGATTCTTTTCCAAAATTAAAACGCTGGTACTGGCAACATCTGGAATGTATTGCTTCCACATTTTCTGGCCTTGTACATGGTACCCCTGTTCACCAGCTTGTTGATGCACTCCTCAATATGATGTTCAGAAGGATAAATAGAAGTGTTCAATCTCTGACTTCTACAACTTCTGGAAGTAGTAATTCCTCTGGCCCTGGAGCTGAGGAAGCTTATGTTAGACTTCAAGTACCTGCATGGGATATCTTAGAAGCAACTCCATTTGCACTTGATGCAGCTCTGACAGCCTGTGCTCATGGAAGATTATCCCCTCGTGAACTGGCCACAG GGCTTAAAGATCTTGCAGATTTCCTACCTGCATCTTTGGCCACCATTGTCAGCTACCTTTCAGCTGAAGTTACGCGGGGCGTATGGGGGCCAGCTTTCATGAATGGAACTGATTGGCCTAGCCCTGCTGCCAATTTAGCCACTGTTGAGCAACAGATAAAGAAAATACTTTCTGCCACTGGTGTTGACGTCCCAAGCCTTCCTGCAG AGGGGAGCTCTCCAGCTACACTTCCTTTGCCATTAGCTGCCCTAGTAAGCCTCACAATCACTTATAGACTTGATAAAGCATCTGAACGGTTCCGTGTCCTGGTTGGCCCAGCCTTGAATGCCCTTGCTGCTGGTTGCCCCTGGCCATGCATGCCTATCATAGCTGCCTTATGGGCGCAGAAGGTAAAGCGTTGGAGTGACTTCCTTGTGTTCTCTGCTTCTGGCACTGTCTTCCACCACAATAATGATGCTGTAGTTCAGCTACTGAAGAGTTGCTTCACTTCTACCCTCGGTTTCAGCACCTCTCACATTTCTAGCAATGGAGGTGTTGGTGCCCTTCTAGGCCATGGCTTTGGGTGTCACTTCTCTGGTGGGATCACTCCTGTCGCGCCTGGAATACTCTACTTAAGAGTGCATCGATCTATCAGAGATGTCATGTTCATGACGGAAAAAATTCTGTCTATTCTAATGCATTCTGTTAAAGACATTGCAAATAGTGGGCTTCGAAGAGAGACCATGGAGAAATTGAAGAGGACGAAGTATGGGACAAGATATGGACAAGTTTCCCTTGCTGCGGCAATGATGCGTGTCAAGCTTGCAGCATCACTTGGAGCTTCTTTAGTTTGGATAGCTGGCGGTTTGAGTTTGGTTCAATCTTTAATCCTGGAAACTTTACCCTCTTGGTTTATATCAGCCCATGGGTCAGAGCAGGAAGGTGGGGAATCTGGAGGTCTAGTTCCCATGCTTGGAGGTTATGCACTTGCATACTTTGTGGTGTTTTGTGGGACATTTGCATGGGGAGTGGACTCACAATCACCAGCTTCAAAACGACGGCAAAAGGTCCTTGGGTCTCACTTGGAATTTCTTGCAAGCGCAGTAGATGGGAAAATATCGCTTGGTTGTGATTGGGCCACTGCACGAGCATATATATCAGGGTTTTTGAGCTTGATGGTGACTTGCACACCAACATGGGTGCTTGAGGTCAATGTTGATATATTAACGAGGCTGAGTAAGGGCTTGAGGCAATGGAGCGAGGAAGAACTATCTGTGGCCTTGCTGGGACTTGGTGGAGCCGGTGCAATGGGAGCGGCCGCTGAACTTATCATTGAAACTGGGTTATAA
- the LOC110618491 gene encoding protein PALE CRESS, chloroplastic isoform X1, with protein MEASVFRLTCLASLPSPFSPALVPASRFYSKRPLGAAVLTRCISKEEPLLEGMPKEYYDDEWQAQQREKSKELERLRQQEDEEEERKIAEYREIGLRLKGYPEEDVRKARRLVSSFIMAAEEVEEKIEEAAEKGELDELVLMVIWNRLDLARRDDEKEAIRSLDLLYRRVEMEILRREATPAMRLLNDLLNMHDGFDDEGWLKECKKCMINTFPREDPFSILVPAGFDIDKHQGSLQPPLEADDVLLRVDFLREVDSLLQEVRQEQSEAHNVEGFDPESVASMLKQHEKQRTIRQVESLLDLAINLKW; from the exons ATGGAGGCAAGTGTGTTCCGGTTGACATGTTTGGCCTCTCTACCGTCCCCCTTCTCGCCTGCTCTTGTCCCTGCCTCTCGCTTCTACTCCAAAAGGCCACTCGGCGCAG CAGTTTTGACAAGGTGCATAAGCAAAGAAGAGCCACTTCTTGAAGGAATGCCGAAGGAATATTACGATGAT GAATGGCAAGCTCAACAACGAGAAAAGTCTAAGGAGTTGGAGCGGCTACGTCAAcaggaagatgaagaagaagaaagaaagattgCAGAGTATCGTGAAATTGGCTTGCGGTTGAAGGGATATCCAGAAGAAGATGTAAGAAAAGCAAGAAGACTGGTTTCAAGCTTTATCATGGCTGCTGAAGAAGTGGAAGAG AAAATTGAGGAAGCTGCTGAGAAAGGAGAACTTGACGAACTTGTTCTAATGGTCATCTGGAACCGCCTTGATCTTGCTCGACGTGAT GATGAAAAGGAGGCTATTAGAAGTCTCGATCTTTTGTACAGAAGGGTTGAG ATGGAGATTTTGAGACGGGAGGCCACTCCTGCTATGAGACTGTTGAACGATCTTTTGAATATGCATGATGGGTTTGATGATGAAGGCTGGCTGAAAGAATGCAAAAAATGCATGATTAATACCTTTCCGCGAGAGGATCCATTTAGCATTCTTGTTCCAGCAGGGTTTGACATTGATAAG CATCAAGGGTCATTGCAACCACCACTAGAAGCAGACGATGTTCTTTTGAGAGTAGATTTTCTCAGGGAGGTTGATTCTTTGCTCCAGGAAGTTCGGCAAGAGCAAAGTGAAGCACATAATGTAGAAGGGTTTGATCCTGAATCTGTTGCAAGCATGCTGAAGCAACATGAGAAGCAACGAACAATAAGGCAAGTAGAGTCCCTGCTAGACTTGGCCATTAATTTGAAATGGTAA
- the LOC110611899 gene encoding mediator of RNA polymerase II transcription subunit 33B isoform X1 translates to MAVSLHPVQQTLWDSVLQLTKSAQDKNSDPLLWAIQLSSSLNSAGVMLPSTELAHLLVSYICFENNVPITWKFLEKALAVQIAPPMLVLALLSARVVPNRQLHPAAYRLYMELVKRHAFSFSYQVKGPNYPKIMKSVDEVLRLSQIFGLQVYEPGLLLVEFVFSMVWQLLDASLDDEGLLDLTSKTNSKWLNSLQDMEIDVHKTFSEKRNKLYEGLHNENTTMAIELMGEFLQNKVTSRILYLARRNLPSHWQGFIQRVQQLAAHSAALRNSKHISAEILIQLTSDTRPLLSQECKKKSQQDFHSVMSSGFLRSSAGRCHRASWSVLFLPIDLFLQNAMDGLQVAAIGAVEDLTGLVKALQAVNGTTWHDTFLGLWIAALRLVQREREPSEGPVPRLDTCLCMLLSITTLAVANIIEEEEGELIDETEHSPASQMKEKQGPGKCRHGLITALQLLGDYDSLLIPPESVTSVANQAAAKATLFVSGVNSSNSYYESMSMNDMPSNCSGNMRHLIVEACIARNLLDTTAYFWQGYVNAQSNQIPCGVLGQTPGWSSLMKGSPLTPSLINTLVSTPASSLPEIEKIYEIAVSGSNDEKIAAATILCGASLFRGWNIQEQTILFILKLLSPPVPADYCGSDSYLVDYAPLLSVLLVGISSVDCVQILSLHGLAPLLAGALMPICEVFGSSVPKVSSTSVEGISCHAVFSNAFSLLVRLWRFHYPPIENVMGDKTPVGSHIGPEYLLLVRNSQLASFGTLPRDRIKIRRYSKNLNISLDPIFMDSFPKLKRWYWQHLECIASTFSGLVHGTPVHQLVDALLNMMFRRINRSVQSLTSTTSGSSNSSGPGAEEAYVRLQVPAWDILEATPFALDAALTACAHGRLSPRELATGLKDLADFLPASLATIVSYLSAEVTRGVWGPAFMNGTDWPSPAANLATVEQQIKKILSATGVDVPSLPAEGSSPATLPLPLAALVSLTITYRLDKASERFRVLVGPALNALAAGCPWPCMPIIAALWAQKVKRWSDFLVFSASGTVFHHNNDAVVQLLKSCFTSTLGFSTSHISSNGGVGALLGHGFGCHFSGGITPVAPGILYLRVHRSIRDVMFMTEKILSILMHSVKDIANSGLRRETMEKLKRTKYGTRYGQVSLAAAMMRVKLAASLGASLVWIAGGLSLVQSLILETLPSWFISAHGSEQEGGESGGLVPMLGGYALAYFVVFCGTFAWGVDSQSPASKRRQKVLGSHLEFLASAVDGKISLGCDWATARAYISGFLSLMVTCTPTWVLEVNVDILTRLSKGLRQWSEEELSVALLGLGGAGAMGAAAELIIETGL, encoded by the exons ATGGCGGTGTCCCTGCATCCGGTTCAACAGACTTTGTGGGACTCGGTCCTCCAACTCACTAAATCAGCACAGGATAAGAACAGTGACCCTTTACTCTGGGCGATTCAGCTCAGTTCCAGCCTCAACTCTGCCGGGGTCATGTTACCGTCGACCGAGTTGGCCCACCTGTTGGTCTCCTACATCTGCTTTGAGAACAACGTGCCCATCACGTGGAAATTCCTCGAGAAGGCATTGGCCGTCCAGATCGCCCCTCCCATGCTTGTCCTCGCTCTCCTATCCGCCAG AGTGGTTCCAAATAGACAGCTTCACCCGGCTGCATACAGGCTTTATATGGAGCTCGTTAAGAGGCATGCCTTTTCGTTTTCATATCAAGTCAAGGGGCCAAATTATCCGAA GATTATGAAATCAGTTGATGAAGTTCTTCGTCTTTCTCAAATATTTGGCCTTCAAGTGTATGAACCTGGGCTTCTTCTGGTTGAATTTGTTTTTTCAATGGTGTGGCAGTTGCTTGATGCATCATTGGATGATGAAGGATTACTGGATCTTACCTCAAAAACGAATTCTAAATGGCTAAACAGCTTGCAAGATATGGAAATAGATGTTCATAAAACCTTTAGTGAGAAGAGAAATAAGCTTTATGAGGGGCTGCACAACGAGAATACCACAATGGCTATTGAACTAATGGGAGAGTTCCTGCAAAACAAAGTAACGTCAAGGATTCTCTACTTGGCACGACGAAACTT GCCTTCACACTGGCAGGGCTTTATTCAGCGAGTGCAGCAGCTTGCAGCACATTCAGCAGCCCTGAGGAATTCCAAACATATATCTGCAGAGATACTTATTCAGTTGACATCTGATACTCGACCACTTCTGTCTCAAGAGTGCAAAAAGAAATCACAGCAAGACTTTCATTCTGTCATGTCTTCTGGATTTCTGAGGTCTTCTGCTGGTCGCTGCCACAGAGCTAGTTGGTCTGTGCTTTTTCTTCCAATAGATCTTTTTCTACAAAATGCTATGGATGGATTACAAGTGGCCGCAATCGGTGCTGTAGAAGATCTTACAG GTTTGGTAAAAGCTTTGCAAGCAGTTAATGGTACCACCTGGCATGATACTTTTCTTGGTCTGTGGATTGCAGCTTTACGGCTTGTTCAAAGG GAAAGAGAACCCAGTGAAGGTCCTGTACCTCGTCTCGATACCTGCTTGTGCATGCTATTGTCTATTACGACACTGGCAGTGGCTAATATTattgaggaagaagaaggtGAACTGATAGATGAAACCGAACACAGCCCTGCTAGCCAAATGAAAGAGAAACAAGGTCCAGGAAAATGTCGCCATGGGCTTATTACTGCATTACAATTGCTGGGTGATTATGATAGCTTGTTGATTCCACCTGAGTCTGTTACTTCAGTAGCCAATCAAGCTGCTGCCAAAGCTACACTGTTTGTCTCTGGAGTCAACAGCAGTAATAGCTATTATGAAAGCATGAGCATGAATGACATGCCTAGTAACTGTT CTGGAAACATGAGGCACCTGATTGTTGAGGCTTGTATTGCAAGAAATCTGTTAGATACAACAGCATATTTTTGGCAAGGTTATGTGAATGCACAGTCCAACCAAATACCTTGTGGTGTTCTTGGCCAAACACCTGGGTGGTCATCATTGATGAAGGGGTCACCTCTAACACCCTCATTGATAAACACTTTGGTTTCAACTCCTGCCTCAAG TTTACCAGAGATCGAGAAGATATATGAGATTGCAGTCAGTGGCTCCAATGATGAGAAGATAGCTGCTGCTACCATTCTTTGTGGAGCGTCTCTTTTTCGTGGTTGGAATATACAG GAGCAAACTATTCTTTTCATTCTAAAATTGCTGTCACCACCAGTTCCTGCTGATTATTGTGGAAGTGATAGCTACTTGgttgattatgctccacttttgagtgttctgcTTGTTGGAATATCATCAGTGGATTGTGTGCAGATTTTATCCTTGCATGGTTTG GCTCCACTACTTGCAGGTGCATTAATGCCCATTTGTGAGGTCTTTGGTTCAAGTGTTCCCAAGGTCTCAAGCACATCAGTGGAAGGAATCTCTTGTCATGCAGTGTTCTCCAATGCATTCTCGCTTCTAGTGAGATTGTGGAGATTTCATTATCCACCCATTGAAAATGTGATGGGAGATAAAACACCAGTGGGTTCCCATATAGGCCCTGAGTACCTCTTATTGGTACGGAACTCTCAATTAGCATCTTTTGGAACTTTGCCTAGGGATCGGATCAAAATTAGAAGATactctaaaaatttaaatatatctttAGATCCCATATTCATGGATTCTTTTCCAAAATTAAAACGCTGGTACTGGCAACATCTGGAATGTATTGCTTCCACATTTTCTGGCCTTGTACATGGTACCCCTGTTCACCAGCTTGTTGATGCACTCCTCAATATGATGTTCAGAAGGATAAATAGAAGTGTTCAATCTCTGACTTCTACAACTTCTGGAAGTAGTAATTCCTCTGGCCCTGGAGCTGAGGAAGCTTATGTTAGACTTCAAGTACCTGCATGGGATATCTTAGAAGCAACTCCATTTGCACTTGATGCAGCTCTGACAGCCTGTGCTCATGGAAGATTATCCCCTCGTGAACTGGCCACAG GGCTTAAAGATCTTGCAGATTTCCTACCTGCATCTTTGGCCACCATTGTCAGCTACCTTTCAGCTGAAGTTACGCGGGGCGTATGGGGGCCAGCTTTCATGAATGGAACTGATTGGCCTAGCCCTGCTGCCAATTTAGCCACTGTTGAGCAACAGATAAAGAAAATACTTTCTGCCACTGGTGTTGACGTCCCAAGCCTTCCTGCAG AGGGGAGCTCTCCAGCTACACTTCCTTTGCCATTAGCTGCCCTAGTAAGCCTCACAATCACTTATAGACTTGATAAAGCATCTGAACGGTTCCGTGTCCTGGTTGGCCCAGCCTTGAATGCCCTTGCTGCTGGTTGCCCCTGGCCATGCATGCCTATCATAGCTGCCTTATGGGCGCAGAAGGTAAAGCGTTGGAGTGACTTCCTTGTGTTCTCTGCTTCTGGCACTGTCTTCCACCACAATAATGATGCTGTAGTTCAGCTACTGAAGAGTTGCTTCACTTCTACCCTCGGTTTCAGCACCTCTCACATTTCTAGCAATGGAGGTGTTGGTGCCCTTCTAGGCCATGGCTTTGGGTGTCACTTCTCTGGTGGGATCACTCCTGTCGCGCCTGGAATACTCTACTTAAGAGTGCATCGATCTATCAGAGATGTCATGTTCATGACGGAAAAAATTCTGTCTATTCTAATGCATTCTGTTAAAGACATTGCAAATAGTGGGCTTCGAAGAGAGACCATGGAGAAATTGAAGAGGACGAAGTATGGGACAAGATATGGACAAGTTTCCCTTGCTGCGGCAATGATGCGTGTCAAGCTTGCAGCATCACTTGGAGCTTCTTTAGTTTGGATAGCTGGCGGTTTGAGTTTGGTTCAATCTTTAATCCTGGAAACTTTACCCTCTTGGTTTATATCAGCCCATGGGTCAGAGCAGGAAGGTGGGGAATCTGGAGGTCTAGTTCCCATGCTTGGAGGTTATGCACTTGCATACTTTGTGGTGTTTTGTGGGACATTTGCATGGGGAGTGGACTCACAATCACCAGCTTCAAAACGACGGCAAAAGGTCCTTGGGTCTCACTTGGAATTTCTTGCAAGCGCAGTAGATGGGAAAATATCGCTTGGTTGTGATTGGGCCACTGCACGAGCATATATATCAGGGTTTTTGAGCTTGATGGTGACTTGCACACCAACATGGGTGCTTGAGGTCAATGTTGATATATTAACGAGGCTGAGTAAGGGCTTGAGGCAATGGAGCGAGGAAGAACTATCTGTGGCCTTGCTGGGACTTGGTGGAGCCGGTGCAATGGGAGCGGCCGCTGAACTTATCATTGAAACTGGGTTATAA
- the LOC110611921 gene encoding sm-like protein LSM2 yields MLFFSYFKDLVGREVTVELKNDLAIRGTLHSVDQYLNIKLENTRVVDQDKYPHMLSVRNCFIRGSVVRYVQLPPEGVDIDLLHDATRREARGG; encoded by the exons ATG CTGTTCTTTTCGTATTTCAAGGATTTGGTTGGTAGGGAAGTGACGGTGGAACTCAAGAACGATTTGGCAATTAGAGGAACGCTTCACTCTGTCGATCAATACCTCAATATCAAGCTCGAGAATACTCGGGTTGTCGATCAGGACAAGTACCCTCACATG CTTTCAGTCCGTAACTGTTTCATTAGAGGATCTGTGGTTAGATATGTTCAGTTGCCTCCAGAAGGTGTTGACATTGATTTGCTCCATGATGCAACAAGAAGAGAAGCTCGGGGTGGCTGA
- the LOC110618491 gene encoding protein PALE CRESS, chloroplastic isoform X2: protein MEASVFRLTCLASLPSPFSPALVPASRFYSKRPLGAVLTRCISKEEPLLEGMPKEYYDDEWQAQQREKSKELERLRQQEDEEEERKIAEYREIGLRLKGYPEEDVRKARRLVSSFIMAAEEVEEKIEEAAEKGELDELVLMVIWNRLDLARRDDEKEAIRSLDLLYRRVEMEILRREATPAMRLLNDLLNMHDGFDDEGWLKECKKCMINTFPREDPFSILVPAGFDIDKHQGSLQPPLEADDVLLRVDFLREVDSLLQEVRQEQSEAHNVEGFDPESVASMLKQHEKQRTIRQVESLLDLAINLKW, encoded by the exons ATGGAGGCAAGTGTGTTCCGGTTGACATGTTTGGCCTCTCTACCGTCCCCCTTCTCGCCTGCTCTTGTCCCTGCCTCTCGCTTCTACTCCAAAAGGCCACTCGGCGCAG TTTTGACAAGGTGCATAAGCAAAGAAGAGCCACTTCTTGAAGGAATGCCGAAGGAATATTACGATGAT GAATGGCAAGCTCAACAACGAGAAAAGTCTAAGGAGTTGGAGCGGCTACGTCAAcaggaagatgaagaagaagaaagaaagattgCAGAGTATCGTGAAATTGGCTTGCGGTTGAAGGGATATCCAGAAGAAGATGTAAGAAAAGCAAGAAGACTGGTTTCAAGCTTTATCATGGCTGCTGAAGAAGTGGAAGAG AAAATTGAGGAAGCTGCTGAGAAAGGAGAACTTGACGAACTTGTTCTAATGGTCATCTGGAACCGCCTTGATCTTGCTCGACGTGAT GATGAAAAGGAGGCTATTAGAAGTCTCGATCTTTTGTACAGAAGGGTTGAG ATGGAGATTTTGAGACGGGAGGCCACTCCTGCTATGAGACTGTTGAACGATCTTTTGAATATGCATGATGGGTTTGATGATGAAGGCTGGCTGAAAGAATGCAAAAAATGCATGATTAATACCTTTCCGCGAGAGGATCCATTTAGCATTCTTGTTCCAGCAGGGTTTGACATTGATAAG CATCAAGGGTCATTGCAACCACCACTAGAAGCAGACGATGTTCTTTTGAGAGTAGATTTTCTCAGGGAGGTTGATTCTTTGCTCCAGGAAGTTCGGCAAGAGCAAAGTGAAGCACATAATGTAGAAGGGTTTGATCCTGAATCTGTTGCAAGCATGCTGAAGCAACATGAGAAGCAACGAACAATAAGGCAAGTAGAGTCCCTGCTAGACTTGGCCATTAATTTGAAATGGTAA